In a single window of the Bactrocera dorsalis isolate Fly_Bdor chromosome 2, ASM2337382v1, whole genome shotgun sequence genome:
- the LOC105227013 gene encoding leukocyte receptor cluster member 1 homolog: MNILPKKRWHVRTKDNIARVRRDEAAAKEEEQKRQEKLILAESEARINFLRKKSGSTTTEGSTAESKLSTPSGSNIVNQHVDLFSDYKSHIKKTNKALEDEKKEEQEKYEKQIGYLTYLGQDTNEALKLRSWYEVAPKRAEVGDSDIIEKDVKNKQSQDPLTLINALLPKVEEKKVVTGLKQRSREDTSALGTSPPSMNIRKLESVTEKYTYTKHKKSKKHKKHKHKKEKNRKRAKYEDNESDEEEIQRIKREKLEKMRKERLIREANERARQEALLAPIKPVQEIDNTNSMPHQRIVQKYNSQFNPEIAKQNMI, from the exons ATGAATATCCTTCCAAAGAAAAG ATGGCACGTTCGAACAAAGGACAACATTGCTCGTGTAAGGCGTGACGAGGCTGCAGCAAAAGAAGAGGAACAGAAACgtcaagaaaaattaatattagcg GAAAGCGAAGCACGAATaaactttttgagaaaaaaatctgGTTCAACTACCACTGAAGGATCTACAGCAGAGAGTAAACTTTCCACACCTAGTGGAAGTAATATTGTTAATCAACATGTTGATTTATTTTCGGATTATAAATCTCACATAAAAAAGACAAACAAGGCATTAGAAGATGAAAAGAAGGAAGAACAAGAGAAATATGAAAAGCAAATAGGGTACTTAACATACTTGGGACAGGATACTAACGAAGCCTTGAAATTACGAAGCTGGTATGAGGTAGCACCAAAACGAGCAGAGGTCGGTGATAGTGACATAATTGAAAAAGATGTGAAAAATAAACAGTCACAGGATCCTCTGACGCTCATTAATGCTTTACTCCCTAAAGTTGAGGAAAAGAAAGTAGTTACTGGCTTGAAACAACGTTCTCGTGAAGATACTTCTGCACTGGGTACTTCTCCTCCATCAATGAATATAAGAAAGCTTGAAAGCGTAActgagaaatatacatatacaaagcaCAAGAAgtccaaaaaacacaaaaaacataaacataaaaaagaaaagaatagAAAACGTGCTAAATATGAAGACAACGAAAGTGACGAGGAAGAAATACAACGTATTAAAcgtgaaaaattagaaaaaatgcgAAAGGAACGGCTAATCCGAGAGGCTAACGAAAGAGCACGACAGGAGGCATTATTAGCACCGATAAAACCGGTACAGGAAATCGATAATACTAATAGTATGCCTCATCAACGAATAGTGCAAAAGTATAACAGCCAGTTCAACCCAgaaatagcaaaacaaaatatgattTAA
- the LOC105227012 gene encoding formylglycine-generating enzyme: MFRTLLAFLCFHCFLIWVLSDCGCNKGLDRQSRDLKTPTENKNEIPVCKQNKKDGSHYRDYYPEDPSMSLIPAGNYLIGTDEPHFESDGEGPERLVKITEFYIDKYEVSNAEFNNFVKATNYTTEAEIFGDSFLFKTLLTPEMQEKYVDYRVVSAPWWFKVKGISWRNPHGLKNNINDLWEHPVVHVSWNDAVAYCKWAGKRLPTEAEWEVACRGGKKRKLFPWGNKLTPHGKHWVNIWQGDFPDGNTSEDGYEITAPVNTFHQNDYDLYNMVGNVWEWTQDRWQKDDVSSNPQYVKKGGSYLCHKSYCYRYRCAARSQNTADSSSGNLGFRCAKDG; this comes from the exons ATGTTTCGAACACTTCttgcttttctttgttttcactGTTTTTTAATTTGGGTACTATCCGACTGTGGTTGCAACAAAGGTTTGGACAGACAATCGAGGGATTTAAAAACGCCaaccgaaaataaaaatgaaattccGGTttgcaagcaaaacaaaaaggaTGGTTCACACTACAGAGATTACTATCCAGAGGATCCATCAATGTCTCTTATACCAGCAGGAAACTATTTAATAGGAACTGATGAGCCTCACTTTGAAAGTGATGGTGAGGGTCCAGAGCGACTTGTTAAAATAACCGAATTTTATATAGATAAATACGAGGTGTCCAATGCAgagtttaataattttgtgaaaGCAACGAATTATACTACAGAAGCAGAGATATTTGGAGATAGCTTTCTGTTTAAAACTCTTTTGACACCAGAAATGCAGGAAAAATACGTTGACTATCGTGTTGTTAGTGCTCCATGGTGGTTTAAAGTTAAGGGAATTTCGTGGCGAAATCCCCATGGACtgaaaaataacataaatg ATTTGTGGGAACATCCAGTAGTCCATGTTTCTTGGAATGACGCTGTAGCCTACTGCAAGTGGGCAGGAAAAAGATTGCCAACTGAAGCAGAATGGGAAGTAGCATGTCGCGGTGGAAAGAAACGCAAACTTTTCCCTTGGGGAAACAAATTAACACCTCATGGAAAGCACTG GGTAAATATTTGGCAAGGTGATTTTCCAGACGGAAATACATCTGAAGATGGTTATGAAATAACCGCTCCTGTTAATACATTTCACCAAAATGATTACGACCTGTATAATATGGTGGGAAATGTATGGGAATGGACCCAAGATCGTTGGCAAAAAGACGACGTCAGTTCCAATCCGCAATACGTAAAGAAAGGAGGCTCTTATTTATGTCACAAATCTTATTGCTATCGTTATCGATGTGCTGCCCGTTCGCAAAATACAGCAGATAGCTCATCTGGAAATTTGGGCTTCCGTTGTGCAAAAGATGGATAA
- the LOC105227014 gene encoding dentin sialophosphoprotein, which translates to MENLEDTSTGGRVTRSLRKRLTSVDSDASSRPSTPQLTKLTSIPETSSPSRTLRGRRNSTTLTATPSKTPAKSKTSTINESNEAEYVPAKRTTRKSSVSAADLHTPTLDKLQLKENETNEINTRGTPARRTRRLTSQTEVEKTPRSTAARKKPGPKSRRSKQDSESDSDIEVINLEDEPTDSKEKVNSTTPIVKDQSMKTPVRTSPRLKAKSISPKENTDIETIDLSEDIKTSHDTEECDSNSTVSNQKETNESLENPDTKMESFGTNEEKEVELENLESSLTEDAPVKETVPKNLSNKSDSFDHNDAKVEDTAKIPPETLSSLNSSEAFVESVHNDVKVNTTATSPHTSLSPLNSSKAVVESVVMLQKLSPKVIDKICNKTSAVSSPPNSKSVTFTDIEVDDEVKSSYPKTPASIKRKSYIDMDSTNDSKDQSFQSDKESNGSYKDASAKMETSKDQSANDSKESVEFHDAANDVEEINNSKEENEIVRECTPQKRKLSTKLQSSTPMLDSVSNSKTDTENLVTNSPIITNTLEEMDTNADKASPVKQDETITSQHDQKDLTTNDKNVSLTVASTNLSNGSEKKDDLFSKSWTHNVSGCATSDGKIDTLVVTANDKDSMPQPLKVEDESNTSPNVDTRKELPKENDEPKEEEEEEEEDAESFQKLEFVDDEAMEVDDNYQSGDSMDEEERKEMLENEIVDEGESIGSEDTEESNEEDDEDNASFITSDSEESLLEYSDIDEGDDEHLEDNAKNSNKKKSCNRILITSESEDDGNPNISRTNSEKTKKINRSNQRNRILSSSESETEQTETEQINGKQVKIQTEQMNGKPESSDNSEKPLTFEVSRMIDDTTDDDGDAKDASKPQHAMEATVNTESKCSNDQESKPQREENTQENDKSDGIVNDSSNKKNSQVEQETRSGTKLNTSLKWNPNSETANDNGISETVESTMSSPTQEMTTNGQKGRRSKSLSKSICEKMSDDNNDYEETHKESTECDKEDNNKSMERSIRKSISSGHKSNKTTETIEDVDIISTETKNVSSNDSDSSENTNARLIVDEGSKSNDLDDLQSQNESNNDEDIDDEDIEIPETQEVGQALEEESTDESLAEETVEELTIGKSGPKLKNSGLSLSFCQAKQKRITVKDRIRHSSFSIGVCVTKTEDINQMEASDSSEAEEKEKSLNSDGSGQSRIDKQDEEELEKLAHSISPQFPTQHGKRKSMSAFAQDNQEYQEFKKKSKRNSLQSISNEDFNPSKSLLENIEEQKRELENRKFAKKSRLSKSFCDPIQDEMETLADSGVSDDASNKSEKCNRKSLQSSELGTHSTKSKSRLSKSFCDHIQDEMETLADSGDSDVANNTHSEKSNRKSLHNTSKSRLSKSFCGPIQEQAKSIADSSYSEDSADELTNKEGINGSTPREVPITKNKKKDFGRVLDRCDEILDAANRAKLESKQNYKKSRLIIPKSKKESKHSLRSDEESANDAPVLKKDMKPSKEKTALAWEQAVKASAKILLKEASKAKKEKPSLPINQEKYDDKRLPMKLLESISDSQSHTETKKSKRERAREPLVQRLNCITGEIVEEVLSPPKKKRAILNRIELPTGTVLEEPVTPKKKINNSGFRESPITPRTLGFKVRHILTAGQDKVPQLPTSHSIGRKRKQKIVDPKLVLPKPQWSQSGVFLEEVLPTPKIQGMDTMLTCGPGVNASTLNALNFKTSTLFRNNVPREASHELLKRKERQYVRSRF; encoded by the exons ATGGAGAATTTAGAGGACACTTCCACTGGTGGACGTG TGACAAGATCTTTAAGAAAGCGTTTAACATCTGTGGACAGCGATGCAAGTAGTAGGCCGTCTACACCACAACTAACTAAGCTTACTTCCATACCGGagacaa GTTCTCCTTCTCGTACTTTACGTGGACGACGCAACTCCACCACTTTAACTGCTACGCCCTCAAAAACGCCAGCAAAGTCTAAAACTTCGACAATCAATGAGTCGAATGAAGCTGAGTATGTTCCGGCTAAACGAACTACGCGCAAAAGCAGCGTTTCTGCAGCAGATTTACATACGCCAACCTTGGATAAACTTCAACTAAAAGAGAatgaaacaaatgaaataaataccaGAGGAACGCCTGCAAGACGTACAAGACGATTGACATCACAAACAGAAGTAGAGAAAACCCCACGCTCAACAGCTGCAAGGAAAAAGCCAGGACCGAAATCACGACGCTCCAAGCAAGATAGTGAAAGTGATTCTGATATTGAAGTGATTAATCTGGAAGATGAACCAACTGATAGCAAGGAAAAAGTTAATAGTACCACTCCAATAGTAAAGGATCAATCAATGAAAACTCCAGTAAGAACGTCACCAAGATTAAAGGCAAAGAGTATTTCTCCAAAAGAAAACACAGATATTGAAACAATTGATTTATCAGAAGACATAAAGACCTCTCATGATACTGAGGAGTGTGATAGCAATTCAACTGTTTCCAACCAAAAAGAAACGAATGAGAGTTTGGAAAACCCAGACACAAAAATGGAATCATTTGGTACAAATGAAGAGAAAGAAGTAGAGCTGGAAAATTTGGAGTCATCCTTAACTGAAGATGCACCTGTAAAAGAAACTGTCCCTAAAAATTTGTCTAATAAATCCGATAGCTTTGATCATAATGACGCAAAAGTTGAAGACACTGCCAAAATTCCTCCAGAAACTTTATCTTCGCTAAATTCATCGGAAGCCTTCGTTGAAAGTGTTCATAACGACGTAAAAGTTAATACCACTGCCACAAGTCCTCACACGTCTTTATCACCTTTAAATTCTTCAAAGGCCGTTGTAGAAAGTGTTGTTATGTTGCAGAAGCTTTCGCCCAAAGTAATTgacaaaatttgtaataaaacgTCTGCCGTTAGTTCACCGCCAAATTCGAAATCTGTAACATTTACCGATATAGAAGTTGACGATGAGGTGAAGAGTTCTTACCCTAAAACTCCAGCTTCGATTAAACGTAAAAGCTATATAGACATGGATTCCACAAACGACTCAAAAGATCAGTCTTTCCAAAGTGATAAAGAGTCTAATGGTAGTTATAAAGATGCAAGCGCAAAAATGGAAACATCAAAAGATCAAAGCGCAAATGACTCAAAAGAGTCCGTTGAGTTTCATGATGCCGCAAATGacgttgaagaaataaataatagtaaagAGGAAAACGAAATAGTAAGGGAGTGTACCCCTCAAAAAAGGAAGCTTTCTACAAAACTACAAAGTTCTACTCCAATGTTAGATTCGGTATCAAATTCAAAAACTGATACTGAAAATTTAGTAACCAATTCaccaataataacaaatactttAGAAGAAATGGACACCAATGCAGATAAGGCTTCACCTGTAAAACAAGATGAAACCATTACATCACAACATGACCAGAAAGATTTAACAACGAACGATAAAAATGTGTCGTTAACGGTGGCATCCACAAACTTGAGTAATGGCAGTGAAAAAAAAGAcgatttgttttcaaaatcatGGACACATAATGTAAGTGGTTGCGCAACATCGGATGGAAAAATTGACACCCTTGTTGTAACTGCGAATGATAAAGATTCAATGCCTCAACCATTAAAAGTTGAAGATGAGTCAAACACATCACCAAATGTTGATACTAGAAAGGAATTACCCAAAGAAAATGATGAACCAAAAGAGGAGgaggaggaagaggaagaagatgCAGAAAGTTTCCAAAAATTGGAATTTGTTGATGATGAGGCAATGGAGGTGGACGACAATTACCAAAGTGGAGATTCAATGGatgaagaagaaagaaaagaaatgcTGGAAAACGAGATTGTAGATGAAGGCGAGTCGATTGGCAGTGAAGACACCGAAGAAAGTAATGAGGAAGATGATGAAGATAATGCTTCATTTATAACATCTGATTCAGAAGAATCCCTACTTGAATATTCAGATATTGATGAGGGTGATGATGAGCATTTAGAAGATAATGCCAAAAActctaataaaaagaaatcatgTAATCGTATTTTGATAACCAGTGAGAGCGAAGATGATGGCAATCCAAACATTTCAAGGACTAATTCTGAGAAGACCAAGAAAATTAATAGATCAAACCAAAGAAATCGTATTTTATCCTCCAGTGAAAGTGAAACCGAGCAAACGGAAACGGAACAGATAAATGGCAAACAAGTGAAAATACAAACGGAACAGATGAATGGCAAACCTGAAAGTTCCGACAATTCAGAAAAGCCACTAACTTTCGAAGTTAGCAGAATGATTGATGATACAACGGATGATGATGGTGATGCTAAGGATGCTTCTAAACCGCAACATGCAATGGAAGCAACCGTTAATACTGAATCAAAATGTTCTAACGACCAAGAATCGAAACCCCAAAGAGAAGAAAATACTCAGGAAAATGATAAAAGCGATGGTATTGTTAATGATTCCAGTAATAAGAAAAATAGCCAAGTTGAACAGGAAACGAGGAGTGGAACTAAACTAAACACTAGTCTAAAATGGAATCCCAACAGCGAAACCGCAAATGATAATGGTATTTCCGAAACCGTTGAGAGTACCATGTCCTCGCCAACCCAAGAGATGACGACAAATGGTCAAAAAGGACGACGTAGTAAAAGTTTGTCAAAATcgatatgtgaaaaaatgtcAGATGACAACAATGATTATGAAGAGACCCACAAAGAATCAACTGAATGTGACAAAGAGGATAATAATAAATCCATGGAACGCTCGATTCGAAAATCTATCAGTTCCGGTCATAAATCTAATAAAACAACCGAAACAATAGAAGATGTTGACATAATTAGCACCGAGACTAAAAATGTTTCAAGTAACGATTCTGATTCAAGTGAGAACACAAATGCGCGATTGATAGTAGATGAAGGCAGCAAATCAAATGATCTCGATGATCTGCAATCGCAAAATGAATCAAACAACGACGAGGATATTGATGATGAAGATATTGAAATACCCGAGACGCAAGAGGTTGGTCAGGCTTTAGAAGAGGAATCTACAGATGAATCGCTCGCTGAAGAAACTGTTGAAGAACTTACCATTGGAAAATCTGGACCAAAGTTGAAAAATTCAGGCCTAAGCTTATCTTTTTGCCAAGCAAAACAAAAGCGTATAACGGTCAAAGATCGCATACGCCATAGCTCCTTCTCAATTGGTGTTTGTGTTACAAAAACGGAAGATATTAATCAAATGGAGGCATCCGATTCTTCCGAGGCAGAGGAAAAAGAAAAGAGTCTTAATAGTGATGGTAGTGGCCAAAGTCGTATTGATAAACAAGATGAGGAGGAACTCGAAAAGTTGGCACATTCAATTTCACCACAATTTCCCACTCAGCACGgaaaacgaaaatcaatgtCGGCTTTTGCACAAGATAATCAAGAGTATCAAGAGTTCAAAAAGAAATCGAAACGTAACAGTTTACAATCAATATCGAATGAAGATTTTAATCCATCTAAATCATTACTTGAAAATATCGAAGAGCAGAAGCGTGAATTAGAGAACCGAAAATTCGCCAAGAAATCACGCTTATCTAAATCTTTTTGCGATCCTATTCAGGACGAAATGGAGACGCTGGCTGACAGTGGCGTTTCAGACGATGCGAGTAATAAGAGCGAAAAATGCAACCGGAAAAGTTTGCAAAGTTCTGAGCTGGGAACACACTCAACTAAATCAAAATCACGCTTATCTAAATCTTTTTGTGATCATATTCAGGATGAAATGGAGACGCTGGCTGACAGTGGCGATTCAGATGTTGCAAATAATACACATAGTGAGAAAAGCAATCGTAAAAGTTTACACAATACATCAAAATCGCGATTATCTAAATCTTTTTGCGGACCAATTCAAGAGCAGGCTAAATCTATAGCAGATAGCAGTTATTCAGAAGATTCTGCTGATGAACTGACAAATAAGGAGGGAATTAATGGGTCTACACCACGAGAAGTTCCAATAACCAAGAATAAAAAGAAAGATTTTGGACGTGTTTTGGATCGATGTGATGAAATATTAGATGCCGCTAATCGTGCTAAGTtggaaagtaaacaaaactataagaAG AGTCGACTAATTATTCCAAAATCTAAAAAAGAGTCAAAACATTCATTGCGCTCGGATGAAGAATCAGCAAACGATGCACCCGTGCTTAAAAAAGATATGAAGCCGTCCAAAG AAAAAACAGCATTGGCATGGGAACAAGCTGTCAAGGCTtccgcaaaaattttattaaaagaagcCAGCAAGGCTAAGAAGGAAAAACCGTCATTACCG ataAATCAAGAGAAGTATGACGATAAACGTCTTCCAATGAAATTATTGGAATCGATTTCGGATTCGCAGTCTCACACTGAAACgaaaaaaa gtAAGAGAGAACGTGCACGTGAACCTCTTGTTCAACGCTTAAATTGTATAACAGGTGAAATCGTAGAGGAAGTGCTTAGTCCTCCGAAAAAGAAGAGGGCCATACTAAACAGAATTGAACTACCTACAGGCACAGTATTGGAAGAACCGGTCACaccgaagaaaaaaataaataacagcgGTTTCCGCGAAAGCCCCATTACTCCGCGCACACTTGGTTTTAAAGTGCGTCATATCCTAACTGCTGGTCAGGACAAAGTACCGCAATTGCCAACCTCTCACAGTATCGGACGTaaacggaaacaaaaaattgttgatcccAAACTCGTATTGCCTAAACCACAGTGGTCGCAGTCAGGTGTATTTTTGGAAGAAGTTTTGCCCACCCCCAAAATACAGGGTATGGATACTATGCTAACCTGTGGACCAGGTGTCAATGCATCAACTTTAAATGCcctaaattttaaaacttcaacCCTGTTTCGAAATAATGTACCAAGAGAGGCCTCACATGAACTGCTTAAGCGTAAAGAACGTCAGTATGTTCGTAGtcgtttttaa